The DNA sequence GTATCTGTTGATACTGTTCATCCTGTTCCAAAGAAAagtaagaacaaaaaaaagttataaaatgtTGTATAATACTCTATGTACAATTTTATAAGCTAGAGTAAGTTTTACTTGGTAGAGCTGCATGCTCAGTGTGCTGACGAAGCTCCCATTATTGTCTCGTATGGCAAGACTCACACCAGATCTGTATTGAACGAAAAGAAAGTCATATTACGTATGAGAAATTTGGataaattaaaatgtagtttGGTCCGTGCTCCTTTCATGAGCGTGCAGGTGTTATTCTGGGTGTCACATGGCATACTCACACGCCCAGCTGAGTGTTGTTCAGGAGATACTGCATCGGGTAGAGGCAGGAGAACTTGTATAGGATCTCCGGGCGGTAGGTGATCACACCCGCAGAGGGGTCTATAGAGGTAATGCTGCCAGAGATGTTGACATACTGGACATTTGAGAAGTCGGCAAACTCTCCAGAACCAACTTTATTGATTATCtatcaaaaaagaaacatatattTCTCTGAAAATAGTTTAAATTAGTCCTGAGATTTACTGTTTGATACATGAATTCAAAGTATTATGACTTGTAAATCCTTGGTTTTTATATTATgctaaaataaatcaattaatgtaTTTGATAATGAAAGCAATTGTGTTGCATACGTTAAAGTTATTTTCGCAGACAGAGGTAGAACTTCCATTTATGGGGAAACTGAATCTTAAGACTGGTGGGTCAACGCTCCAGTCAGGAGTCCCAAAACATTCAGGTTTGTTGAACTGGCTATTGAGGACCATCAGGGACTCATTGTAAAGCGCTTGGTACACTGGGCAAATGTAGATGCTCAGGTCCATATGCTCAGTGCCGCAGACCACAGTTATGTCCGAGTTTTCTaggagagattaaaaaaaagggaggacATTAATCAAACTGCAATGGAAGTGTGAATACAAAGAACATATCAAAGAAAATGCCACAAACCTGGAGCTCTGTTTGTATCACTAGTAATGCAACCATCTGGTATCTGTGCTGCAGTCCTCAAAATTAGGCCAAGCTGGCACACAAGGAGGACCAACCACATTGTTCCGAGTCTGTGAGAAAACATTAAGAATAGGAACCAAAGAATTCACCATGTTCTTTCACAGGACAGGGTTTTGAAAGAAAACTTTTCAAATTTGGCCAATTTTTTTGAGATCACAGATTACAGATCAACCTTCCTATGCATGACGGAAAAGCCAATAAAGGTAATAAGGTTCCTTAAGCCCATTATGTAACATATACAAAAAGTAGTCACttgaaagaataaagaaagacTGGCTTCTACCTGAGCTGTGTCataagttatgcataattataCATCATTTTCATCAGGAAAATAGACATATTGTGACATGAACTTACTGAAATACTAAAATTCAGATGCATCTTTGAATCAAGAGATAATTGATGGGAAACTTATGTTCTTCCTCATAATCACAACATATCTTGCATTTTTTCATATCAAGCAAATCAGGATGAAATGGCATTACtgatttaaacatttgatttaacccaaacaatccaaaaacaaaatgactatCTGTCAAATGccttttttcattgttgatatAGTgagatcatttaaaaataatgtttcttattaatatatttacattAGTGTATAGTATTTTTACActacattataaataaatattatctAATTGTTCATACTACAAGGAAAAACAAGGAACTCACCTGTAAGTCTGCATTTTGTGTCTTGCCATCGGCTACCAGATCTCTTCATTTATACTGTCCCCCAAAGGGGCGTGTGAGGGAATGTCTCTGACAATCGTGTAACATGAGCTGGGCTTtaacatctttatttttctcagaatTACATAcatttgaaatttgaataacaataaatctaaaataaactTACTTTTTTTACACAGTTCAGCATGTCAACTGGCCTCAGTTCACCCTCTGTTGATTGTAACCTCTCTTTTTCTTGAAGGCATCATGAGCAGCACTGTCAGCTTTCTGCCACATACTGTAGCGATTTACTGGTGTAGGGTGACAATGTGTGACAATAACAAatcatttgtgtgcatgtttgtagaATCTCTATACATTTTGGTAATGGAGTTAATGTTTTAAGATAATGGTAGAAAGTAATTTGGTGAAAACAATAGAATATCTTAATCAGCAGCTGTGATTACTGTACGATGTGTTGTTTTAGCTGAACATATTCATCAAATGAATCGATTCTATCAATCTCAAATTATTAGTTACACATTTTCTGGGTTCAAGTGTTCACAttaaatttgtattaaagaTTTATAATGAGTCATAAAAAATGTCTGCAAATTTCCCAGTAATACTCAGCCTGTTTTTTGGTCATATTTGAAATGATTAAGCTTCATGCTATATGTCCACAGCTTGGCTGTATTAGTAATGTGATATTATTGATCTCAGcagagattttactgcaaaaatgCACTGCAAAAGCTTGTTATTTAAAGACAGATACAGGAAATTGAATGTGAGCGCTTTGCATTCATGAACGAGTTGCTGCATTTAAGTAATAACAAATAATCTGATGGTGTAGATAAAACTGTGTATtccaaagtttatttatatcacATGAAATAAACTGGAATAGGAACGTTCGAGTCCATCCCCCTACAGCACCAACCCCTGATTATGTTGTTGAAATTTTCAGCAGCTTACCAGCAGTTGCTTTAAACTTCCAGTAATGCATTAGCAATCATCTCACAGTTAGAACAAAATATTCAGTAAGTTCATGTGCAGGATTATGCAACATAAATGACTGGAAAAACACTTGATTGCTGTCTTGGTTGTTGGGCAGGGAGAGCGTTACATAGGAAACCATAATGTACACAcgcaaacaatgttttatttttcataagcCTATGAAAGAGTGGGATCAGTGATCTGACCACAAGAGTCCTCTTTGGAGATCTTTTGATATGATAAAAGCGTCATTATTGTTGTTCAGAGTGTGAGTTTTGTAATGGATCAGTTTTTGTTATGGCCTCAGGCTGTAAACTGTAAATAGAAAGTTTCAGAGTCATTTTGTACAGTCTGCGAATAAAAGACACACCTATCCGAGAGACGAAAGGGACTTCTAACTTTCATGGTCCCTGAAGAACATCACAATACACTGCGAGGATACCTCCTGAAAAAGGTGCCTGTTGGATTACTGGAGACGTATCCAATGTCAAATGCCAGTTTTAATCTCTTTTGTTGACTAAATAAGCATTTGTCTGCAAGCCATGCCATCAGTGTTACTGAGGGCACATTTCGTCAAAACCTGGACCCAAAAGCAACAAATTTGGTCACCCATGGGATATACTCAGACCAACAGGGTATAGTCTTGTGGCAGATTTAGGTCAGGACCCATAATCAAAAACACAATTGCACCATATAAAAAGGGAGCTGATACAGAAAGTGTTTACCTAAAAGTACAGTTCACAGAGGTGTCATCCCATTTTCACATGAGTCATGACTCAACTCGAGTCTGTAGTCCTATTTTCTCGTGAGTCATGATTCAACTTAAGTCTGTATACTGACAACCAAAACCTGAAGCTGAACTTTACATATTTTACTTAAGACCATTGCTGATAATGTGTCTCCTGAGAATGTGACAGGAAAACCAGGTATTGTGAGTTTTTCTTGAATGCATGGATTATAGTGGCTGGCCGATTTGagtttatcacagatatatcaaTGTCTGTGCATATTTTGGCCAATAATAACAAGAAATCATGTTACAGGAATTCCAAAGAcatgtttgaggtcatttagaaacagtgtcacCATTACAGTTTTTCAGAGAGCACTTACAAGtctatttttcaactgtaaaatgttccgCTCAGAACATATCTTCATCAATTCTGTAATAGCCAACTTTAAGGGGATAGTTCATGTTTGGTTCTTATTTGCTTTGTGGcggagagttagatgaaaagattgatatcattctcatgtctgtatggtgAATATATGTTGCTTGTAGTTGTTTATGATATATCTTTCAAGTTTAAAAATTTGTCAGCATATTACTAATGGATTCCTACTAACTACTCCAAGTAGCCGAAAAGGAATGCCAAATATAAATATGTCACAGGACAGTTGAGGAAAAGATCCTGCTATAACTATCCATGTCTAAAACTCAAGTGCTGCTATGAAAATGCATGCTATGCATGCTTGAAAACAAAATGGTTACTTTAAAGACACAAGACCCAAGTCAGACATCAACTTGGGGACTTGAACTTGAACTCATCATCACCCAAAACTACAAACCAAAATCATCTAAGCTCAAAGGTACACTTATTGGTTTTTGGAGCTTTCAGTTGCATCTCAAGCTCTTTATTCAGAAAAAGGAGCTGGTTCAGGTGTCATCACATGACCAAAGTGTGAAACTTTAGTAACAAGATACACAATAAGTGGTCACATACTGGGGAGAGATTGTAAGCACAGTCACGGTTCAAGGTTGGTCTTTGATGGCTTTCAGGGCCAGCTATGTTTGCTAAATGAAGTCTGTGatatgcagttgaaagctctgaaagcaagtaagtggacctttaaCCTTAGATTTGTGGTTACATATACTgttcaaaaagttaaaaaatgaaatgtgctcAAACTTGACTTGAACTTGAACATAACACTTGGTAacacaaaatatcaataaacgATCCCTTTTAATGAAGCATTTAACACTTTCAGCTATTTTCCCAGGGTTTTCTGGAAGCATGCtatcttttccatttttcccAAACAACCATAAATAAAGAGGGCTTTTAGTTAAACTTCTACAATTCTCAGTTTATTCTCGGCATATAATGGCTCCCTCCATATGTCCCTTTGAGTCACGGGATTGTGTTTGGGAATTGAGCTCTATCATGTGCATCCCTTACACTTTGCAACAATACCAGACCAATTTACACAACATTCTcatgtgtctgtgaatgtgacTTAAAGAAATTTGAGGAATAATAGGCTTCATATACTCTCAATGGGAACAAAAGTGTGTATGGATGCCTACACATGAGACATGAATGGTAATCATGTAAGTCTCAAGGGACAAAACAAGTGTCTTGTCTTGTGACACTTAATGGCAGTTTAATGCGCATCCACTAAGAGGGCTCTTGGGAATATTTCAGTAACAAAGAATACAGTCCATTAACAGCCAAAATTACATAAAGCACAGGCCACAGTGAACAAGCAATGCTTTgataaaatctgacatttttaatcaaGCTAGTGCAGACATGTACTGTAACAACTTGAGAATTCACAAGTTAATAAAGGATTGTTAAATAtagttataaaatatataaatatatcatgaTGTTCACCCTTTTATTTTGTGCAATTCTGCAAAATCTGCTTTTTCACATCCAGATCTGCTGACTGTGTAAGCTCCAAATACACCACAGCATGCTCaaaaattaatgtaaaatttaaagagtGTTATATCTTATTGCTGATGATATTTTCTATATTACACTTTTATGGTATTGTATAGGTTGTACATATGAGCAGATCAATTTTATCTGATCTTAtcatttccttccttttttctgaTATACTTTTACAGGGTCACATTAACACAAAGTATTGAATTGTATTGAAAATGAGCAGCTATTGACTGTAATAAGACCTTGCTGTGCACTGAGTCACACTCTCAGGAACCTGCAACACCTAAGCGATAACATGTTGTGACTGTAACATAGGAGGAGCTCTTCTTTTAAGGTCACATCAGGACAAAACTCTTGCAAGATTTGTAAACCAATCCTTGGGCTTGTAATAAAACTTGATGTTATGTGAcccacttgtttttttttttaggaaccCACCTTAATATCAGTATCTATTCTCTCATGGATATTGGTATTGTGCTACAAATTGTGTATTTTAGACGTATTAACCCACATATCTTTGTCCTTGATGCTTCTAAAATGACTCACTGGGTTTTAAACTGGCACTAAGGTGTAGTTAACAATGCACTTCATTTCTTCCACAGATCACATTAGCTAACCTGATTGACAGTAGACAAAACAAGGcgaggcaagtttatttatatagcacatttcagcgacaaggcaattcaaagtgctctacataacattaaaagcattgagacaaagtgcaaaagagaaaagagaatagaaaacataaataagctaaaatagaataagataggtataaaatacacaaatgaaagttacagtgcagtgtatgaaatgaataattatttgatttaatcaaagTCAGCGGCatacagaaaagtcttcagcctcaatttaaaagaactgagagttgcagcagacatGTAGTTTTCTGGgtgtttgttccagatatgtggaccATAAAAACGGAacactgcttctccatgtttagtttcgactctgggaacagaaagtagacctgtcccagatgacctgagaggtctggacaGTGCATAAtatagcagcagatcagaaatgtattttggccctaaaacattcagtgctttataaacaaacagcagtattttaaaataaattcttcGACAGagaggaagccagtgtaaagatctgagaactggagtgatatgatccactttcttggtcttagtgaatcagctgcagctgtcggATCaattttttagggagacctgtgaagacagcgtTACAGTTGTCAAGTCTACtaaagataaatgcatggacaagtttttacaaatcctgctgagacataaatCCTTTAATCCTCA is a window from the Thunnus thynnus chromosome 7, fThuThy2.1, whole genome shotgun sequence genome containing:
- the si:dkey-4p15.5 gene encoding zona pellucida-like domain-containing protein 1, translating into MARHKMQTYRLGTMWLVLLVCQLGLILRTAAQIPDGCITSDTNRAPENSDITVVCGTEHMDLSIYICPVYQALYNESLMVLNSQFNKPECFGTPDWSVDPPVLRFSFPINGSSTSVCENNFNIINKVGSGEFADFSNVQYVNISGSITSIDPSAGVITYRPEILYKFSCLYPMQYLLNNTQLGVSGVSLAIRDNNGSFVSTLSMQLYQDEQYQQILSVPQTGLNLKTKIYVAVQAINLTERFNVLLDRCYATTSPYPMLKTYYDLFVGCTRDAQTKVDVNGESQKAHFSFEAFRFVEHKNLTVSTFYLHCVTRLCEVSTCSTLMPDCSQSRRKREAQDVVANATVTSPAIVVGKQSTGDPQTYATSYGLPSESNYSSPVVAVIVCIVLLTVLLVAMAIYFVLYIRRKKTIIQ